From Acinetobacter suaedae, one genomic window encodes:
- a CDS encoding amino acid ABC transporter permease has product MTYSWNWGVLWQSTGVGDTTYINWIVTGLGWLVVIAVVAWTIAMLLGSILGIMRTLPNKTARAIGTAYVTLFRNVPLLIQLFIWFYVVPNFLPAPIKNWWMSDLGANTTALISASIGLGLFTAARVCEQVRTGIEALPQGQINAGYAMGFSTAQLYRYVILPQSFRTILPPLSSELTNCVKNTSVASLVGVAEIISQMKTISEYTQNTIEIYTIVTIIFIVINICLISAMNLLEKRLRIPGLISGGK; this is encoded by the coding sequence ATGACTTATAGCTGGAACTGGGGAGTTTTGTGGCAATCAACGGGTGTGGGTGATACCACTTACATAAACTGGATTGTAACGGGTCTAGGATGGCTGGTGGTTATTGCTGTGGTAGCGTGGACGATTGCCATGCTTCTCGGCAGTATCCTTGGCATTATGCGTACACTTCCAAATAAAACAGCCAGAGCCATAGGCACCGCCTACGTCACGCTGTTTAGGAATGTACCTTTACTCATTCAGTTATTTATCTGGTTTTATGTGGTTCCAAACTTTCTCCCTGCGCCAATTAAAAACTGGTGGATGAGTGATCTTGGTGCCAATACCACCGCATTGATTTCTGCCAGTATCGGACTCGGGCTATTCACTGCTGCACGGGTTTGTGAACAAGTAAGAACGGGCATTGAAGCCTTACCCCAAGGTCAAATCAATGCAGGCTATGCAATGGGTTTTTCTACGGCACAACTGTATCGTTATGTGATTCTACCGCAGTCGTTTCGTACAATTTTACCCCCACTGAGTTCAGAGTTAACGAACTGTGTAAAAAATACCTCTGTGGCCTCCCTTGTCGGTGTTGCGGAAATTATTTCACAGATGAAAACTATCAGTGAATACACGCAAAATACCATCGAAATTTACACCATTGTCACCATCATTTTTATCGTCATCAACATCTGCTTGATTTCTGCAATGAACCTACTGGAAAAACGTCTGCGTATTCCTGGTCTAATTTCAGGAGGTAAGTAG
- a CDS encoding AEC family transporter, whose product MNSIILALFPLVALIASGYLFKKYHFLSQDFWAGAEKLNYYILFPALLFNTLSTTKVDFQSLSTAIFAMFFVVLLVTAFMYVLRMFWNIQPARFGVHVQSLVRFNTYIGLALVASLFQKEGMAILVILLALCIPLVNVISVLALTSKEQMAVKPVLIALLKNPLIVSCIVGGVVNVFNIPIWDGLSGLIRLFSASSLPLGLLCVGAALQFMQMKKDIVVLVADTFARLLAVPALAFAVCTWLGLPSLQTQILVVFFALPTASAAYILTKVLGGDSQLMAAVISFQTLCAAVTLPVVIWWVS is encoded by the coding sequence ATGAATAGTATTATTCTGGCCCTGTTTCCTTTGGTGGCATTGATTGCATCAGGATATCTATTTAAAAAATATCATTTCCTGAGTCAAGATTTTTGGGCTGGTGCAGAAAAGCTAAATTACTATATTTTATTTCCTGCTTTATTATTCAATACCTTATCGACCACAAAGGTGGACTTTCAAAGTCTGAGTACAGCGATATTCGCTATGTTCTTTGTCGTGCTGCTCGTGACGGCTTTTATGTATGTATTGCGAATGTTTTGGAATATTCAACCTGCTCGTTTTGGTGTACATGTCCAGAGTTTGGTTCGTTTCAATACGTACATTGGTTTAGCGTTGGTTGCTTCTTTATTCCAAAAAGAAGGAATGGCGATTTTGGTGATTTTACTGGCGCTGTGTATTCCATTGGTCAATGTGATTTCAGTGCTGGCTTTAACGTCTAAAGAGCAGATGGCAGTTAAACCTGTTTTGATTGCGTTACTCAAGAATCCGTTGATTGTTTCTTGTATTGTGGGTGGTGTGGTTAATGTCTTCAATATTCCGATTTGGGATGGTCTTTCTGGTTTGATCAGGCTATTTTCAGCATCGAGTTTGCCACTGGGTTTGTTATGTGTTGGCGCGGCTTTACAGTTTATGCAGATGAAAAAAGATATTGTGGTGTTAGTTGCAGATACATTTGCTCGACTTTTAGCGGTACCAGCTTTGGCATTTGCGGTCTGTACATGGTTAGGTTTGCCAAGCTTACAAACTCAAATTTTAGTGGTGTTTTTTGCTTTGCCAACGGCATCCGCTGCTTATATTTTAACGAAAGTCTTGGGTGGGGATAGTCAATTGATGGCTGCGGTGATTAGCTTTCAAACTTTATGTGCGGCTGTAACGCTACCAGTAGTGATTTGGTGGGTATCTTGA
- a CDS encoding amino acid ABC transporter ATP-binding protein, with amino-acid sequence MIDLQNVSKWYEKFQVLTDCSTQIRQGEVVVVCGPSGSGKSTLIKTVNGLEPFQQGKIFVDGVPIHDSKTDMTKLRSRVGMVFQHFELFPHLSITENLTIAQIKVLGRSEAEANKKGLAYLDRVGLSAQANKYPAQLSGGQQQRVAIARALSMDPIAMLFDEPTSALDPEMINEVLDVMVGLAKEGMTMMCVTHEMGFARQVANRIIFMDQGKIVEDCSKDEFFDTPRGERAQQFLDKILH; translated from the coding sequence ATGATAGACCTCCAAAATGTCAGTAAGTGGTATGAAAAATTTCAGGTACTGACCGACTGTTCTACTCAAATCCGCCAAGGTGAAGTGGTTGTCGTTTGCGGTCCATCAGGTTCAGGAAAATCGACATTGATTAAAACTGTAAATGGTCTTGAGCCATTTCAACAGGGTAAAATTTTTGTAGATGGTGTACCGATTCATGATTCCAAAACCGATATGACCAAATTACGCAGTCGAGTCGGAATGGTGTTTCAACACTTTGAATTATTTCCTCACCTCAGTATTACCGAAAATCTAACCATTGCTCAGATTAAAGTGTTAGGTCGTTCAGAGGCTGAAGCAAACAAGAAAGGTTTAGCTTATCTCGACCGCGTTGGACTAAGTGCACAAGCCAATAAATACCCTGCACAGCTTTCAGGTGGACAACAACAACGTGTTGCAATTGCCCGTGCGTTGAGTATGGATCCGATTGCGATGTTGTTTGATGAACCTACATCTGCACTTGACCCTGAAATGATCAATGAAGTGCTTGATGTGATGGTTGGACTTGCCAAGGAAGGGATGACCATGATGTGTGTTACCCATGAAATGGGCTTTGCCCGTCAGGTTGCGAATCGCATTATTTTCATGGATCAAGGAAAAATTGTTGAGGATTGTTCCAAGGATGAGTTCTTTGATACACCACGCGGGGAACGTGCTCAGCAGTTTCTAGATAAAATTTTGCATTAA
- a CDS encoding ammonium transporter translates to MQNVDIFFLLLGAVLVLSMHAGFAFLELGTVRHKNQVNALSKILTDFCISAIAYFFVGYWIAYGQNFLVTGELLSANHGYDLMRCFFLLTFAAAIPAIVSGGIAERAKMRSQALATLLLVALIYPFFEGMIWNGNYGVQTWLENQFGAPFHDFAGSVVVHAMGGWIALAAVLLLGARNGRYKDGRVSAHPPSSIPFLALGSWILIVGWFGFNVMSAQRVEAISGLVAINSLMAMAGGTLAANFMGKNDPGFLHNGPLAGLVAICAGSDIVHPIGALVIGASAGAIFVYFFTYTQNKLKVDDVLGVWPLHGICGAFGAIVAGIFGQQALGGLGGVSFISQLIGTGLGISVALIGGFIVYGLLKLTMGIRLSQEDEFRGADLSVHKISANSEQSMF, encoded by the coding sequence ATGCAAAACGTAGATATCTTTTTTCTATTACTTGGTGCTGTACTCGTCCTCTCTATGCACGCTGGATTTGCTTTCCTCGAACTAGGAACAGTACGCCATAAGAACCAAGTCAATGCACTTAGTAAAATCCTGACCGACTTCTGTATCTCTGCAATTGCCTACTTCTTTGTCGGCTACTGGATCGCTTATGGTCAAAATTTCCTCGTGACTGGCGAATTATTATCTGCCAATCATGGCTATGACCTCATGCGTTGCTTCTTCTTACTTACCTTTGCAGCGGCAATTCCAGCGATTGTTTCAGGTGGTATCGCAGAACGCGCGAAGATGCGCTCACAAGCATTGGCCACTTTATTATTGGTCGCACTGATCTACCCATTTTTTGAAGGTATGATTTGGAATGGCAATTATGGTGTACAAACATGGTTGGAAAATCAGTTTGGTGCCCCGTTCCATGATTTTGCTGGCTCAGTCGTCGTCCATGCGATGGGTGGCTGGATCGCACTTGCAGCAGTCTTGTTATTGGGTGCACGAAATGGTCGCTATAAAGATGGACGCGTGAGTGCTCATCCACCATCATCTATTCCCTTCCTTGCTTTGGGTTCATGGATTTTGATCGTGGGTTGGTTTGGCTTTAATGTAATGAGCGCGCAACGTGTTGAGGCCATCTCAGGACTCGTCGCCATTAACTCACTCATGGCTATGGCGGGTGGTACGTTGGCAGCCAACTTCATGGGTAAAAATGACCCAGGTTTTTTACATAATGGCCCATTGGCAGGACTTGTGGCAATCTGTGCAGGCTCCGATATTGTGCATCCAATTGGTGCATTAGTGATTGGTGCAAGTGCAGGTGCGATTTTTGTGTACTTCTTCACTTATACTCAAAATAAACTCAAAGTCGATGATGTACTTGGTGTTTGGCCTTTACACGGTATTTGCGGCGCATTCGGCGCCATCGTTGCAGGTATTTTTGGTCAACAGGCACTTGGCGGTTTAGGTGGTGTATCTTTTATTTCACAATTAATCGGCACAGGATTGGGCATCAGTGTGGCTTTAATCGGCGGTTTCATCGTCTACGGTCTTTTAAAGCTCACCATGGGTATTCGCTTGTCTCAAGAAGATGAGTTTCGCGGTGCCGACCTATCTGTTCATAAAATTTCAGCGAACTCAGAGCAATCAATGTTCTAA
- a CDS encoding sensor histidine kinase — translation MLKISKQFSLKKRLIWGTSLFSLLLGCLLVFTAYKIALYEVDEILDTQMQYMAERSVTQPMTTIASKVELHRSYHEEDLLVDIWAYKDRSHLSHHTHLLIPPVQQAGFYSQETPQGKWRVYAIPLQDYQIQVSQQESVRKNFAWELAGSMFIPYVLLLPFAIIILAFIISLSLKPLDDFKEELTQRDSDGLDPIDSGEYPQELIPTIEEMNHLFARIQHAQTEQKQFIADAAHELRTPVTALNLQTKILMSQLPEQQSLQNLSKGLARIQHLVTQLLALAKQDVGLMLVEPHSQFRLNDVVLDCIEQLVSLSMQKEIDLGFERNDIVEMQSLESTVHSIIFNLIDNAIKYTPNQGIINISVYSDDRDFACIQIEDSGAGIDPEKYDEVLKRFYRVHHHLEVGSGLGLSIVDKATQRLGGSLTLAQSKDLGGLSVTVRLPKTLERHV, via the coding sequence ATGCTAAAGATATCTAAGCAGTTTTCACTGAAAAAACGACTGATTTGGGGGACTTCACTTTTCAGTCTTTTGCTTGGATGTCTGTTGGTATTTACTGCTTATAAAATTGCATTGTATGAAGTTGATGAGATTCTAGACACGCAAATGCAGTATATGGCTGAAAGATCTGTCACGCAGCCGATGACTACGATCGCCAGTAAAGTTGAGTTGCATCGTAGTTATCATGAGGAAGATTTGCTGGTTGATATTTGGGCATATAAAGATCGTAGCCATTTATCACATCATACCCATTTGCTTATTCCGCCAGTCCAACAAGCCGGTTTTTATAGCCAAGAAACCCCTCAAGGTAAATGGCGAGTATATGCGATCCCTTTGCAAGACTATCAAATTCAAGTCAGTCAGCAAGAAAGTGTGCGTAAGAATTTTGCATGGGAATTGGCTGGGAGTATGTTTATTCCCTATGTGTTGCTTTTGCCATTTGCCATCATTATTCTCGCATTCATTATTAGTTTAAGTTTAAAACCTTTGGATGATTTCAAAGAAGAACTAACACAGCGTGATTCAGATGGTTTAGATCCGATTGATAGTGGAGAGTATCCTCAAGAGTTGATACCGACCATTGAAGAAATGAATCATTTATTTGCACGCATTCAGCATGCTCAAACTGAACAAAAACAATTTATTGCAGATGCAGCACATGAACTCAGGACTCCTGTGACTGCGCTAAATTTGCAGACGAAAATTCTGATGAGCCAATTACCAGAACAACAGTCATTACAAAATTTAAGTAAAGGTCTGGCGCGTATTCAGCATCTGGTCACCCAATTACTGGCGTTGGCAAAGCAGGATGTTGGCTTAATGTTGGTGGAGCCGCATAGCCAATTTCGTTTAAATGATGTTGTCTTGGATTGCATTGAACAACTGGTTAGTTTGTCGATGCAAAAAGAAATTGATCTAGGATTTGAACGCAATGATATCGTGGAGATGCAAAGCCTTGAATCCACAGTACATTCGATTATATTTAATCTGATTGATAACGCGATTAAATATACCCCAAATCAAGGCATTATCAATATTTCTGTATATAGTGACGATAGAGATTTTGCCTGTATTCAAATCGAAGACAGTGGTGCAGGGATCGATCCTGAAAAGTATGATGAAGTTCTTAAACGTTTTTATCGTGTCCATCACCATTTGGAAGTGGGTAGTGGATTGGGATTGTCCATTGTTGATAAAGCCACGCAACGTTTGGGAGGAAGTTTAACTTTGGCTCAAAGTAAAGATTTGGGTGGATTATCCGTGACTGTTCGACTTCCCAAAACCCTTGAACGACATGTTTAG
- a CDS encoding endonuclease domain-containing protein, protein MKLDPQLLEFAKTMRSNATDAENLMWQLLRAKRFMNLKFRRQHVIAPYIVDFYCHELGLVIELDGSQHGTNDGKEYDAERTKFLEALDLKVVRYWNHDVLGRRDVVLEDLWRRCSELKQTSR, encoded by the coding sequence ATGAAATTAGACCCACAATTATTAGAATTCGCAAAAACCATGCGTAGTAATGCGACAGATGCCGAAAATCTTATGTGGCAATTGCTTCGTGCTAAACGATTTATGAATCTGAAATTTCGCCGTCAGCATGTGATTGCACCATATATTGTAGATTTTTACTGTCATGAATTAGGTTTGGTGATTGAGTTGGATGGCAGTCAGCACGGTACTAATGATGGAAAAGAATATGATGCTGAACGAACTAAGTTTTTAGAGGCTTTGGATTTAAAAGTAGTGCGGTATTGGAATCATGATGTGTTGGGGCGGAGGGATGTGGTATTGGAGGATTTGTGGCGGAGATGTTCTGAATTGAAACAGACCTCTCGCTAA
- a CDS encoding ABC transporter permease subunit (The N-terminal region of this protein, as described by TIGR01726, is a three transmembrane segment that identifies a subfamily of ABC transporter permease subunits, which specificities that include histidine, arginine, glutamine, glutamate, L-cystine (sic), the opines (in Agrobacterium) octopine and nopaline, etc.), which translates to MEWLTSFLNDLQQSGPALWHGFSITIKVVVIATIGGILIGTLLALMRLSSIKVLNLIAQAYVNLFRSIPLLLVLMWFYFAVPFIYTSITGKYLTIDTALVSSIVAFMLFEAAYFSEIVRAGIQSIPKGQVAAAAALGMSYGQSMRLIILPQAFRKMTPLLLQQTIILFQDSTMVYAIGLLDFFRTNYVRGDLMGLLTQYILFAGLVYFTVSAIATFAVKRLQRRLRV; encoded by the coding sequence ATGGAATGGCTAACTTCTTTTCTGAATGATTTACAACAATCTGGTCCTGCCCTTTGGCACGGTTTCAGCATCACCATAAAAGTGGTCGTGATTGCCACAATTGGCGGTATTTTGATTGGTACGCTGCTTGCGCTAATGCGTTTATCTTCAATTAAAGTCTTGAACCTCATCGCACAAGCTTATGTGAACCTCTTTCGCTCCATTCCACTACTGCTAGTGCTGATGTGGTTTTACTTTGCGGTACCGTTTATTTATACCTCGATCACAGGTAAATATCTGACCATTGATACTGCATTGGTTTCTAGTATCGTAGCGTTCATGTTATTTGAAGCGGCTTATTTCTCTGAAATTGTGCGTGCTGGTATCCAATCGATTCCAAAAGGTCAGGTTGCTGCTGCAGCCGCACTCGGCATGAGTTATGGGCAGTCTATGCGTCTGATAATTTTGCCTCAGGCATTTCGAAAAATGACCCCGCTATTACTTCAACAGACTATTATTCTATTTCAGGATTCCACCATGGTATATGCCATTGGTCTACTGGATTTTTTCAGAACAAACTATGTCCGTGGGGATCTAATGGGCTTACTCACCCAATATATTTTATTTGCAGGGTTGGTGTACTTTACCGTTAGTGCCATCGCAACATTTGCAGTGAAACGTTTACAAAGGAGGTTACGTGTATGA
- a CDS encoding transporter substrate-binding domain-containing protein, whose protein sequence is MTPKRTMTSLLCASALMFGLSACSDNKAPAAGDKATEGDVSTSGTLNKIKSSGTIVLGYRDSSIPFSYIAGNPNQPEGYAHDLQLKVVEAVKQKLNMPDLKIRYNLVTSQNRIPLVSNGTVDLECGSTTNNKERQQQVDFSVGFFEVGSRLLTAKDSGIKDFADLKGKKLVTTAGTTSERYIRQHQQELGIGEIISAKDHAESFLMLQNGRAVAFMMDDILLAGEKSKAKDPNKWEIVGTAPIQEIYGCMLRKGDTGFKQVVDDAIKATYASGEINQMYEKWFQQPIPPKNINLNFAMSDQLKALISNPHDRDQ, encoded by the coding sequence ATGACACCTAAACGCACCATGACCTCTTTGCTTTGCGCAAGCGCTTTAATGTTCGGCCTAAGTGCCTGTAGTGATAATAAAGCCCCAGCCGCAGGTGATAAAGCAACTGAAGGTGATGTCTCTACCTCAGGTACCTTAAATAAAATCAAAAGCTCTGGCACGATCGTGCTGGGTTATCGCGATTCTTCTATTCCATTTTCTTACATTGCTGGCAATCCAAATCAACCTGAAGGATATGCCCATGATCTACAGCTGAAAGTGGTTGAGGCTGTTAAGCAAAAACTGAATATGCCTGACCTGAAAATCCGTTATAACCTCGTCACCAGCCAAAACCGTATTCCCCTCGTATCAAATGGTACGGTAGATCTGGAATGTGGTTCCACCACCAATAATAAAGAACGCCAACAACAAGTTGATTTCTCAGTGGGTTTCTTTGAAGTTGGTTCACGACTGTTAACAGCCAAAGATTCTGGAATTAAAGATTTTGCCGACCTCAAGGGCAAAAAATTGGTGACTACCGCAGGTACGACTTCAGAACGTTACATCCGTCAGCATCAACAAGAATTAGGCATTGGTGAAATCATTTCTGCCAAAGACCACGCTGAATCATTCCTGATGTTACAAAATGGCCGTGCGGTTGCGTTTATGATGGATGACATTTTACTTGCGGGTGAAAAATCAAAAGCCAAAGATCCGAATAAATGGGAGATCGTGGGCACTGCACCTATCCAAGAAATTTATGGCTGTATGTTGCGCAAAGGCGATACCGGATTTAAACAAGTGGTCGATGATGCCATTAAAGCCACCTACGCTTCAGGTGAAATTAACCAAATGTACGAAAAATGGTTCCAACAACCAATTCCACCTAAAAATATTAACCTGAACTTTGCTATGTCTGATCAACTTAAAGCGTTAATCAGCAATCCGCATGATCGGGATCAATAA
- a CDS encoding BUD32 family EKC/KEOPS complex subunit, whose amino-acid sequence MDDFQKFLETTVTTQQNSIQAYELSTGKVWLKKASERHGLWLYTPLKWLAKIFNLGAIMPVPNQGGSKAIQCEFNRINQLKQLGISTPNILAVSANGLLLEDLGVQHQGKVKQLDQALAGRRKKPEMQFSLFKQAIQEIQNIHLKEGYLSEAFARNILIDEQNHFSFIDFETDPRDVLSLHDCFVRDWLLFIFSTAYHFEFEQLTDASQVLYQALLAEPQVYKDICKVGKRLNWVSRLNVRKVGNDGKRIQKCVLFLRYLNEQSEVNSST is encoded by the coding sequence ATGGATGACTTTCAAAAATTCTTAGAAACCACGGTTACAACTCAACAAAATTCAATCCAAGCATATGAATTAAGCACCGGTAAAGTATGGTTAAAGAAAGCTTCTGAACGTCATGGCTTATGGTTATATACCCCTCTGAAATGGCTCGCAAAAATTTTTAATTTGGGCGCCATTATGCCCGTTCCAAACCAAGGCGGCAGCAAAGCAATCCAGTGTGAATTTAACCGTATTAATCAACTCAAACAACTTGGTATTTCTACCCCCAATATTTTAGCTGTTTCTGCAAATGGGCTTTTATTAGAAGATCTCGGCGTACAACATCAAGGTAAAGTAAAACAGCTTGATCAGGCTCTCGCCGGTCGTAGAAAAAAACCTGAGATGCAGTTTTCTTTATTCAAACAAGCGATACAGGAAATCCAAAACATTCATCTAAAAGAAGGCTATTTAAGCGAAGCTTTTGCGCGTAATATTTTAATTGATGAGCAAAATCACTTTAGTTTTATTGATTTTGAAACAGATCCAAGAGATGTACTTAGCCTACATGATTGCTTTGTCAGAGATTGGTTACTCTTTATTTTCTCGACTGCTTATCACTTTGAGTTTGAACAATTAACTGATGCAAGCCAAGTACTTTATCAAGCATTGTTGGCTGAACCACAAGTTTATAAGGACATTTGCAAAGTAGGCAAACGCCTCAATTGGGTATCACGCCTAAATGTTAGAAAAGTAGGAAATGACGGTAAACGTATCCAAAAATGTGTTTTATTTCTACGCTATTTAAACGAACAATCAGAAGTAAATAGCAGCACTTGA
- a CDS encoding response regulator transcription factor codes for MTKILMIEDDFMIAESTLTLLQFHQFDVEWVNNGVDGLALLGKQAFDLVLLDLGLPLMDGMQILKQIRQRTTIPVLIISARDQLQNRVDGLNQGADDYLIKPYEFDELLARIHALLRRGNTVMNQNKGTTQLLKSGDLILDVEQHLATFKGEQIELSNREWAILIPMVTHPNKIFSKANLEDKLYDFDSEVTSNTIEVYVHHLRAKLGKDFIRTIRGLGYRLGQP; via the coding sequence ATGACCAAGATCTTGATGATCGAAGATGATTTTATGATTGCAGAGTCAACCTTAACCTTATTGCAGTTCCATCAGTTTGATGTTGAATGGGTCAATAATGGTGTAGATGGCTTGGCTCTACTAGGAAAGCAAGCTTTTGATTTGGTGTTACTGGATTTGGGTTTACCTTTGATGGACGGTATGCAAATCCTTAAACAAATTCGTCAGCGTACGACAATTCCTGTATTAATTATCTCAGCACGTGATCAACTACAGAATCGTGTCGATGGCTTAAATCAAGGTGCGGATGATTATTTGATTAAGCCCTATGAGTTTGATGAACTGCTGGCACGTATTCATGCTTTGTTGCGCCGTGGCAATACTGTCATGAATCAGAATAAAGGTACTACCCAACTTCTTAAAAGTGGTGATCTTATTCTCGATGTGGAACAGCATTTAGCGACGTTTAAAGGGGAGCAAATCGAACTCTCGAACCGAGAATGGGCGATTCTGATTCCAATGGTGACACATCCTAATAAGATTTTTTCAAAGGCAAATCTAGAAGATAAGCTGTATGATTTTGATAGTGAAGTCACCAGTAATACAATCGAAGTGTATGTTCATCATTTACGCGCAAAACTGGGTAAAGACTTTATCCGAACAATTCGTGGATTAGGCTATCGACTAGGGCAACCTTAA
- a CDS encoding coiled-coil domain-containing protein, which produces MSFDLKVSFKQRSEPSAQQKKLNRLIAQIEQQKISLATWKNAQDEIQQHTREKLMPVYRELHEVLFLQLEQLWQMLQSHTFSKTDLQQLDEKIAQLARMVKRSQMLNEEQLTLVKQIDTFYQQHVQQSVKKPKKSQSKKFEYQALSEQGIEQHAEQASELEDDFEQYAAEQQQAREQAKQLRQQQKREQAEQLAAQSLKTVYLKIAAMIHPDREQDESKKAEKTELFQQASQAYEQQDLFYLLKLQLQLEQNKGLGAKELSAEQLKFYRLALDAQSQQLESQISEILDSFQLAKKVKLEHVHIGDVYKAIDADCAELKQQLKWEKERLKHMKKVSGVEMLLGHGVL; this is translated from the coding sequence ATGTCCTTTGATCTCAAAGTCAGTTTTAAACAAAGGTCTGAACCATCTGCACAGCAGAAAAAGCTGAATCGTTTGATTGCTCAAATTGAACAGCAAAAAATCAGTCTTGCGACATGGAAAAATGCGCAAGACGAGATTCAACAACATACCCGAGAAAAGTTAATGCCAGTGTACCGTGAACTACACGAGGTATTGTTTTTACAATTAGAGCAACTTTGGCAAATGTTGCAATCACATACTTTTTCTAAAACTGACCTACAACAACTCGATGAAAAAATCGCTCAACTTGCCCGTATGGTGAAACGTTCACAAATGCTGAATGAAGAACAGCTTACTCTTGTGAAGCAGATCGATACCTTTTATCAGCAACACGTACAACAATCTGTTAAAAAGCCTAAAAAATCACAGTCAAAAAAGTTTGAGTATCAAGCATTATCTGAGCAGGGCATCGAACAACATGCAGAACAAGCAAGCGAACTAGAAGACGACTTTGAGCAATATGCGGCGGAGCAACAACAAGCTCGTGAACAAGCCAAACAACTGAGACAACAGCAGAAACGTGAACAAGCCGAGCAACTGGCAGCACAGTCACTTAAAACGGTGTATTTAAAAATTGCTGCGATGATTCATCCTGATCGTGAGCAAGATGAATCTAAAAAAGCAGAAAAAACCGAATTGTTTCAGCAAGCCAGTCAGGCGTATGAACAGCAGGATTTGTTTTATTTACTGAAACTTCAATTACAGCTTGAACAGAATAAGGGGTTAGGGGCGAAAGAATTATCTGCTGAACAATTGAAGTTTTATAGACTGGCTTTGGATGCACAGAGTCAGCAGCTAGAAAGTCAAATTAGCGAGATTTTAGATTCTTTTCAGTTGGCAAAGAAAGTAAAATTGGAACATGTACATATTGGTGATGTATATAAAGCCATAGATGCCGATTGTGCTGAGTTAAAGCAGCAGTTGAAGTGGGAAAAGGAACGTTTAAAGCATATGAAAAAGGTGAGTGGGGTGGAGATGTTGTTGGGGCATGGGGTTTTGTAA